The Gimibacter soli genome includes a region encoding these proteins:
- the rpsD gene encoding 30S ribosomal protein S4, with translation MSKRIQAKYKIDRRMGENIWGRAKSPVNAREYGPGQHGQRRKGKLSDFGIQLRAKQKLKGYYGNITEKQFRRYYDEASRRKGDTGENLVGILESRLDAVVYRAKFVPTVFTARQFVSHGHVLVNGRRCNVPSAMIKPGDVVEIRQRSREIQPVVQATQSAEREVPEYVAVEGHKATFVRVPTLDEVPYPVIMEPNLVVEFYSR, from the coding sequence ATGTCGAAACGTATTCAAGCGAAATATAAAATTGACCGCCGTATGGGCGAGAATATCTGGGGCCGCGCCAAGTCCCCGGTTAACGCTCGCGAATATGGTCCGGGCCAGCATGGCCAGCGCCGCAAAGGCAAGCTTTCGGACTTCGGCATTCAGCTGCGCGCCAAGCAGAAGCTGAAAGGCTACTACGGCAACATCACCGAGAAGCAGTTCCGTCGTTATTACGACGAAGCTTCGCGCCGCAAGGGCGATACCGGTGAGAACCTCGTTGGTATTCTCGAATCGCGTCTCGACGCCGTCGTGTACCGAGCCAAGTTCGTACCGACCGTCTTCACCGCCCGTCAGTTCGTCAGCCACGGCCACGTTCTCGTGAACGGCCGCCGCTGCAACGTACCGTCGGCCATGATCAAGCCGGGTGACGTTGTCGAGATCCGTCAGCGCAGCCGCGAGATCCAGCCGGTTGTCCAGGCGACTCAGAGCGCCGAGCGTGAAGTGCCGGAATATGTGGCTGTAGAAGGCCACAAGGCAACCTTCGTTCGCGTTCCGACGCTTGACGAAGTGCCGTACCCGGTCATCATGGAACCGAACCTCGTGGTCGAATTCTACTCGCGTTAA
- a CDS encoding NAD(P)-dependent oxidoreductase: MAKVAFLGLGVMGYPMAGHLARAGHDVTVYNRTGEKAERWLEAYEDASGELFAAPTPAGAAADADIVFACVGADKDVEEVCTGPEGAFDAMKKGAVFVDHTTASADLARRMAAEAEKRGLGFIDAPVSGGQAGAENGVLTIMCGGDAAAYAKAEPVMAAYARMCRLLGDSGAGQLAKMVNQVCIAGIVQGLSEALHLAMSAGLDAKAVVDVISKGAAQSWQMENRAPTMIDGKFDFGFAVDWMRKDLGIVLEEAKRLGISLPVTALVDQFYGDVQAMGGKRQDTSSLIRRFRG, encoded by the coding sequence ATGGCAAAAGTCGCATTTCTGGGCCTTGGTGTGATGGGGTATCCGATGGCGGGCCATCTGGCGCGCGCGGGCCATGATGTCACCGTCTATAACCGCACGGGCGAGAAGGCGGAACGCTGGCTTGAAGCCTACGAAGATGCCTCCGGCGAACTGTTCGCAGCCCCCACCCCTGCAGGTGCGGCAGCGGACGCCGATATCGTTTTCGCCTGTGTGGGCGCCGACAAGGATGTCGAAGAGGTTTGCACCGGCCCCGAGGGTGCCTTTGACGCCATGAAGAAGGGTGCCGTGTTCGTGGATCACACCACGGCATCGGCCGATCTCGCCCGCCGCATGGCGGCAGAGGCCGAAAAGCGCGGCCTTGGTTTCATCGATGCGCCAGTTTCGGGCGGGCAGGCGGGCGCTGAAAACGGCGTGCTCACCATCATGTGCGGCGGCGACGCGGCGGCCTATGCAAAGGCCGAGCCCGTGATGGCGGCCTATGCCCGCATGTGTCGCCTTCTGGGCGATAGTGGCGCCGGGCAGCTTGCCAAAATGGTCAATCAGGTTTGCATCGCCGGAATCGTGCAGGGGCTTTCGGAAGCGCTGCACCTTGCCATGTCTGCCGGGCTTGACGCCAAGGCGGTTGTGGATGTGATTTCCAAAGGGGCAGCGCAGAGCTGGCAGATGGAAAACCGCGCCCCCACCATGATCGACGGCAAGTTCGACTTCGGCTTCGCGGTCGACTGGATGCGCAAGGACCTCGGCATCGTGCTCGAGGAAGCCAAGCGCCTTGGCATCAGCCTGCCTGTCACTGCCCTTGTCGACCAGTTCTACGGCGACGTGCAGGCTATGGGCGGCAAGCGGCAGGATACATCCAGCCTCATCCGGCGGTTCCGGGGCTGA
- a CDS encoding PEPxxWA-CTERM sorting domain-containing protein — protein MVRRILSAALISVGLTASASAAVTVFEFSGSAHFRDSDAGLFGLSVAENGGSNFFENVVTATLRIDMDAAPYSYNVNENQKSAVYFYDSFSVTIGDKTFLSSSLDGALNSVTVFSGIPDGFNETTDFVRVRMWDVTDTMSLVHGFNINLEAANSSGETFDEPALEELYAFNSINEYDYHFTDGEFALGDNPGNPERNWFYGVRLVSVTSAVPEPSTWLMMLGGFGAAGAAARRRGRRLVKAAI, from the coding sequence ATGGTTCGTCGCATTCTTTCGGCAGCTTTGATTTCTGTCGGTCTCACGGCCAGCGCGTCAGCTGCTGTTACGGTTTTTGAATTTTCAGGTAGTGCCCATTTCAGGGATTCCGATGCCGGGCTTTTCGGACTGTCAGTTGCTGAAAACGGCGGCAGCAACTTTTTCGAGAATGTCGTCACAGCAACGCTTCGCATCGATATGGATGCCGCTCCCTATAGCTATAATGTGAATGAGAACCAAAAGAGCGCGGTATACTTTTATGACTCGTTCTCGGTGACGATCGGGGACAAGACTTTCCTGTCCAGTAGCCTTGATGGTGCGCTGAACAGTGTCACCGTGTTTAGCGGTATTCCGGACGGCTTCAACGAAACCACCGATTTCGTGAGGGTAAGGATGTGGGACGTGACGGACACGATGTCCCTTGTCCATGGCTTCAATATCAATCTTGAGGCAGCCAACTCGTCCGGCGAGACATTTGATGAGCCGGCGCTTGAAGAGCTTTATGCCTTCAACAGCATCAACGAGTACGACTATCACTTCACGGACGGCGAATTTGCCTTGGGTGACAATCCGGGCAACCCCGAGCGCAACTGGTTCTACGGCGTTCGCCTTGTCAGCGTCACTTCTGCGGTGCCCGAGCCATCGACCTGGCTCATGATGCTGGGTGGATTCGGTGCTGCCGGCGCCGCTGCCCGTCGGCGGGGTCGTCGTCTGGTCAAGGCAGCAATATAG
- a CDS encoding GNAT family N-acetyltransferase — translation MTLNELHVRPVKDSDADGLIKLVDGCFSEYPGCHIDLEDLDTDLLAWETYLRAKDGEGFVVEEQGKVVASVGYVPLGHEVFEIRRLYVDAALRGSGIAQALIQLVENRIKGRGGVTAECWSDTRFERAHRFYEREGYARLPETRDLHDVSNTTEYQFRKSL, via the coding sequence GTGACCTTGAACGAATTGCATGTCAGGCCGGTGAAGGATTCGGATGCGGACGGGCTTATCAAGCTTGTCGATGGCTGTTTCAGCGAATATCCGGGCTGCCACATCGATCTCGAAGACCTCGATACTGACCTTCTTGCCTGGGAGACCTACCTGCGGGCCAAGGACGGCGAAGGCTTCGTCGTTGAGGAGCAAGGCAAGGTTGTGGCGAGTGTGGGCTATGTCCCCCTTGGCCACGAAGTATTCGAAATCCGCCGTCTTTATGTGGATGCCGCCTTGCGCGGCAGTGGCATTGCACAGGCGCTGATCCAGCTTGTCGAGAACCGTATCAAGGGCCGGGGCGGGGTGACCGCCGAATGCTGGTCCGACACAAGGTTCGAGCGCGCCCACCGCTTTTACGAGCGCGAAGGATATGCCCGCCTGCCTGAAACGCGCGACCTGCACGATGTTTCCAACACCACGGAATATCAGTTCCGCAAGAGCTTATAA